A genomic stretch from Lysobacter ciconiae includes:
- a CDS encoding DNA polymerase III subunit chi, with amino-acid sequence MRADFYLIQKPRFREEPLLLVCELARKAQQAGQACIVLARDAAQAEKLDDLLWSFDPDAFIPHQIVDPDMEEGDDEEIEVLIATPEHDVALRPLVINLRDAAVDGAFERVLEVVPADDSARGPLRQRWVQYKDRGFTLNKHDM; translated from the coding sequence GTGCGTGCCGATTTCTACCTGATCCAGAAGCCGCGGTTCCGCGAGGAGCCGCTGCTGCTGGTCTGCGAACTGGCCCGCAAGGCCCAGCAGGCGGGGCAGGCGTGCATCGTGCTCGCGCGCGATGCCGCCCAGGCCGAGAAGCTCGACGACCTGCTGTGGTCCTTCGATCCGGACGCCTTCATCCCGCACCAGATCGTCGATCCGGACATGGAGGAGGGCGACGATGAGGAAATCGAGGTCCTGATCGCCACGCCCGAGCACGACGTGGCCCTGCGTCCGCTGGTGATCAACCTGCGCGACGCGGCGGTGGATGGCGCGTTCGAGCGCGTGCTGGAGGTGGTGCCCGCCGACGATTCCGCACGCGGCCCGCTGCGCCAGCGCTGGGTCCAGTACAAGGACCGCGGCTTCACCCTCAACAAGCACGACATGTAG
- a CDS encoding leucyl aminopeptidase, translating to MALEFDLNHGELATVKADCIVVGAYANKTLNAAGSALDSATNGRLKALVERGDASGKIGKTAIVHDLDGVTAPRVLIVGLGDADKLDAAQYLKAVDAAARALTTGPVEHAVFAFADARIKGRDGAWAVRHAVIAADHACYTYTATLGEKNKAKAGEPGLRRVSVSVPSGMADASQALEHGASIAAGVAFARELGNLPPNVCNPAYLADQAVEFAGRSGDTSCEVLEDTDMEKLGMGSLLAVARGSANRPRLIAMKYNGAGDDSKPYVLVGKGLTFDTGGINLKVQGGIEEMKFDMCGGASVMGTFVAVVGMKLKINLVVIVAAVENMPDADAYRPSDVLTSMSGTTIEVGNTDAEGRLVLCDALTWSKKFEPVALVDVATLTGACMVALGKYASGLMTKTDDLAEELLAAGEKTYDRAWRLPLWDEYQTMLESSFADVYNIGGRWGGAITAGCFLSRFTEDQRWAHLDIAGSGSEEGKRGMSTGRPVGLLSQWLIDRAAQ from the coding sequence ATGGCCCTCGAATTCGACCTGAACCATGGTGAGCTCGCCACTGTAAAGGCGGACTGCATCGTCGTTGGCGCTTACGCCAACAAAACCCTGAACGCCGCCGGCTCCGCGCTCGACAGCGCGACCAACGGCCGCCTGAAGGCGCTCGTGGAGCGCGGCGACGCCAGTGGCAAGATCGGCAAGACCGCCATCGTCCACGACCTGGACGGCGTGACCGCACCGCGCGTGCTGATCGTCGGCCTGGGCGATGCCGACAAGCTCGACGCGGCGCAGTACCTCAAGGCGGTCGACGCCGCCGCGCGGGCGCTGACGACCGGGCCGGTCGAGCATGCCGTGTTCGCCTTTGCCGATGCCCGGATCAAGGGCCGCGATGGCGCCTGGGCCGTGCGTCACGCGGTGATTGCCGCCGACCACGCCTGCTACACCTACACCGCCACCCTGGGCGAGAAGAACAAGGCCAAGGCCGGTGAGCCGGGCCTGCGCCGGGTCTCGGTCAGCGTGCCCTCGGGCATGGCCGATGCCTCCCAGGCGCTGGAGCACGGCGCCTCGATCGCCGCCGGCGTCGCGTTTGCGCGCGAGCTGGGCAACCTGCCGCCCAACGTGTGCAACCCGGCGTACCTGGCCGACCAGGCGGTCGAGTTCGCCGGTCGCTCCGGTGACACGTCCTGCGAGGTGCTCGAAGACACGGACATGGAGAAGCTCGGCATGGGCTCGCTGCTCGCCGTCGCCCGCGGCTCGGCCAACCGCCCACGCCTGATCGCGATGAAGTACAACGGCGCCGGCGACGACAGCAAGCCCTACGTGCTGGTCGGCAAGGGCCTGACCTTCGACACCGGCGGCATCAACCTCAAGGTCCAGGGCGGCATCGAGGAGATGAAGTTCGACATGTGCGGCGGCGCCAGCGTGATGGGCACCTTTGTCGCCGTGGTCGGCATGAAGCTGAAGATCAACCTGGTGGTGATCGTGGCCGCCGTGGAGAACATGCCCGACGCCGACGCCTACCGTCCTTCGGACGTGCTGACCAGCATGTCGGGCACGACCATCGAGGTCGGCAACACCGACGCCGAGGGTCGCCTGGTGCTGTGCGATGCGCTGACCTGGTCGAAGAAATTCGAGCCGGTCGCGCTGGTCGACGTCGCCACCCTGACCGGGGCGTGCATGGTCGCGCTGGGCAAATATGCCAGCGGGCTGATGACCAAGACCGACGACCTGGCCGAGGAGTTGCTGGCGGCCGGCGAGAAGACCTACGACCGCGCCTGGCGCCTGCCGCTGTGGGACGAGTACCAGACCATGCTGGAGTCCAGCTTCGCCGACGTCTACAACATCGGCGGCCGCTGGGGCGGCGCGATCACTGCCGGCTGCTTCCTGTCGCGGTTCACCGAGGACCAGCGCTGGGCGCACCTGGACATCGCCGGCAGCGGCAGCGAGGAAGGCAAGCGCGGCATGTCCACCGGTCGCCCGGTCGGCCTGCTCAGCCAGTGGCTGATCGACCGCGCCGCGCAGTAA